One window of the Arthrobacter sp. D5-1 genome contains the following:
- a CDS encoding LacI family DNA-binding transcriptional regulator — translation MATGRPATIHDIAALCGVAASTVSRALANPERVNIRTRERIQAAAVELNYTPNSQAKALSSGKTGAVGVLVPDITNPFYFDLIRGTQLQLKAAGYTQLLVDTEESDEVEASTLEQLRKSADGVIVAASRLNDEALAAAAALMPMVTVNRDVDGVPAVIIDTPSAMPQALDHLISWGHTSVAYVSGPAVSQSSARRWAALSAAAEERGVEVRRLGPFAPKTQSGAAAADAAVHSGVTACIVFNDLIAIGMLQRLRERGLRVPEDMSIVGCDDIFGADFCNPPLTTMSSPIEQAGRVAVSMLLAQLNPLAGGGNRNRSVMPTHLTVRGSTGPVPSD, via the coding sequence ATGGCAACAGGCCGGCCTGCCACCATCCACGACATCGCTGCGCTGTGCGGCGTCGCGGCATCCACTGTTTCGAGGGCCCTTGCCAACCCGGAGCGCGTCAATATCCGCACCCGCGAGCGGATCCAAGCTGCCGCCGTCGAGCTTAATTACACGCCAAACTCGCAGGCGAAAGCCCTGAGTTCAGGGAAGACCGGAGCTGTTGGAGTCCTGGTTCCGGACATCACCAACCCGTTCTACTTCGACCTCATCCGAGGAACCCAGTTGCAGCTCAAGGCCGCCGGCTACACGCAGTTGCTCGTGGATACCGAAGAATCGGACGAGGTGGAGGCCAGCACGCTGGAGCAGCTGCGCAAAAGCGCCGACGGCGTGATTGTGGCAGCGTCCCGCCTCAACGATGAAGCACTGGCCGCTGCCGCAGCCCTGATGCCCATGGTCACTGTAAACCGCGACGTCGATGGCGTCCCCGCAGTCATCATCGACACCCCCTCAGCCATGCCGCAGGCCCTGGACCACCTGATTTCATGGGGCCACACGTCCGTTGCCTACGTTTCCGGTCCCGCCGTTTCGCAGTCCAGTGCCCGGCGCTGGGCCGCACTGTCAGCAGCCGCGGAGGAACGCGGAGTTGAGGTCCGCCGCCTTGGCCCCTTCGCACCCAAAACCCAATCCGGCGCTGCTGCTGCGGATGCTGCCGTCCACAGCGGAGTCACGGCGTGCATCGTCTTCAATGACCTCATCGCCATCGGGATGCTGCAACGACTCCGCGAACGCGGCCTCCGGGTGCCTGAAGATATGAGCATCGTGGGTTGCGACGATATCTTTGGCGCGGATTTCTGCAACCCTCCCCTGACCACCATGAGCTCGCCGATCGAGCAGGCCGGCCGGGTGGCCGTGTCCATGCTGCTGGCCCAGTTGAACCCGCTCGCCGGTGGCGGGAACCGGAATCGCTCGGTCATGCCCACCCATCTCACAGTCCGCGGCTCAACGGGTCCGGTTCCTTCCGATTAG
- a CDS encoding ABC transporter substrate-binding protein, protein MKLGPKAAAAAIVLSASLALTACGGGGAGAGSGSTAGSKTVTALTLGTLRDLTSWDPAQAHVGHALQPYQAAYDSLILREPDGKLSPMLATAWKYNDTNTKLTVDLRTDVTFSDGAKFDATAAKANMDHFKKANGPQMGQLASVSDVAVVDADTIDINLSSPEPALEYFLSQAAGLMGSPAALGTDAIKTVPVGSGPYVMDKAASVKDSQSVFTAREGYWNKDLQKFKKLTLKILLDPTARTNALVSGQIDATLLDPKNGKQAEGAKMKLETNQVDWSGLLLLDRDGTKNPALANLKVRQAINHAFDRKTILDQVMLGQGTPTTQPFGKDSGAWSEELENYYSYDPEKAKQLLKESGFEGKVSFEVPTLPGAETLISVLKQQLADVGITLNPGAAITNTFTSDVAAQKYPALFFNLFQGQPTVAIDQIVSTKALYNPFKTTTPELEAKIAAVRTGGTDAGKLAQDVNKYVVEQAWFAPLFRVNQMYYHNDKVNVTPQVQQAVPSIYNYSPAK, encoded by the coding sequence ATGAAGTTAGGTCCCAAGGCGGCAGCAGCCGCCATCGTCCTCAGCGCCTCCCTTGCGCTTACCGCATGTGGCGGCGGGGGTGCCGGCGCTGGAAGTGGTTCGACTGCCGGCAGCAAGACCGTCACGGCCCTGACGTTGGGCACCCTGAGGGACCTCACCTCCTGGGATCCGGCACAGGCCCACGTTGGCCACGCGCTCCAGCCCTACCAGGCAGCCTACGATTCACTGATCCTCCGCGAACCGGACGGCAAGCTGAGCCCCATGCTGGCAACCGCCTGGAAGTACAACGACACCAACACCAAGCTCACCGTCGACCTCCGCACGGACGTCACCTTCAGTGACGGTGCCAAATTCGACGCCACGGCAGCCAAAGCCAATATGGACCACTTCAAGAAGGCCAACGGCCCGCAGATGGGTCAGCTTGCCTCGGTGTCCGATGTTGCCGTGGTGGATGCTGACACCATTGACATCAACCTCAGCTCACCGGAACCGGCCCTTGAGTACTTCCTCAGCCAGGCAGCCGGCCTGATGGGAAGCCCCGCCGCGCTGGGAACCGATGCCATCAAGACCGTTCCGGTAGGGTCCGGCCCGTACGTGATGGACAAGGCCGCTTCCGTGAAGGACTCCCAGTCCGTGTTCACCGCCCGCGAAGGGTATTGGAACAAGGATCTCCAGAAGTTCAAGAAGCTGACGCTGAAGATCCTCCTGGACCCCACCGCCCGCACCAACGCTCTGGTGTCCGGCCAGATTGACGCCACGCTGCTGGACCCCAAGAACGGCAAGCAGGCCGAGGGTGCCAAGATGAAGCTCGAAACCAACCAGGTTGACTGGTCAGGCCTGCTCCTGCTGGACCGTGACGGCACCAAGAACCCGGCCCTGGCCAACCTCAAGGTCCGCCAGGCCATCAACCACGCCTTTGACCGGAAGACCATCCTGGACCAGGTCATGCTGGGCCAGGGCACTCCCACCACGCAGCCATTCGGCAAGGACAGCGGTGCCTGGTCTGAGGAGCTGGAGAATTACTACAGCTACGATCCCGAGAAAGCCAAGCAGCTCCTGAAGGAGTCCGGCTTCGAGGGCAAGGTCAGCTTTGAAGTTCCCACCCTTCCCGGCGCGGAAACCTTGATCTCCGTCCTCAAGCAGCAGCTCGCAGATGTGGGAATCACGCTGAACCCCGGCGCAGCCATCACCAACACCTTCACCTCGGATGTTGCCGCCCAGAAGTACCCGGCTCTCTTCTTCAACCTCTTCCAGGGGCAGCCGACGGTGGCAATCGACCAGATCGTCTCCACCAAAGCCCTGTACAACCCGTTCAAGACCACCACCCCTGAGCTTGAGGCCAAGATCGCGGCCGTGCGCACCGGTGGTACGGATGCCGGCAAGCTGGCCCAGGACGTCAACAAGTACGTGGTGGAACAGGCTTGGTTCGCCCCGCTGTTCCGCGTGAACCAGATGTACTACCACAACGACAAAGTGAACGTCACGCCGCAGGTCCAGCAGGCCGTTCCTTCCATCTACAACTACTCGCCCGCCAAGTAG
- a CDS encoding ABC transporter permease has translation MIKFIAKRLGSGLVVLFVVSVLTFTLLYTSSGSIAQNILGDQATPEQVALKEQELGLDQPLFVRYFAWLGDALTGNLGASWFTSEPVANSLATRIPVTMTMVFTAMILIAICAALIGVAAAVKRGWVDRVVQIGAIVGDSIPGYVIGVFLVTILAIQLGLFPATSTISPEVGPEAWVYSMTLPVIALLINGVTGGAQQIRSAVIKQLERDYVRTLRSRGIGEREILFKHVLRSAAPAGLTVLSLQLIGMLGGVVIIEQIFALPGMGPLAVAATTQTDLPVVMGVVMYTVVVVIVVNLLVDILNGWLNPKVRVS, from the coding sequence ATGATCAAGTTCATTGCGAAAAGACTGGGCAGCGGTCTGGTGGTGTTGTTCGTCGTCTCGGTCCTCACCTTCACCCTGCTGTACACCTCCAGCGGAAGTATTGCCCAGAACATCCTGGGGGATCAGGCAACACCTGAACAGGTGGCCCTGAAGGAACAGGAACTGGGGCTCGACCAGCCTCTCTTTGTCCGTTACTTCGCCTGGTTGGGAGATGCCCTGACCGGCAACCTTGGAGCCTCTTGGTTCACGTCGGAGCCGGTGGCCAACTCGCTTGCCACCCGCATCCCGGTGACCATGACCATGGTCTTCACCGCAATGATCCTGATCGCCATCTGCGCAGCACTGATCGGTGTTGCCGCAGCCGTCAAGCGCGGCTGGGTGGACAGGGTGGTCCAGATTGGCGCGATCGTGGGGGACTCCATCCCCGGCTACGTGATCGGCGTGTTCCTGGTAACCATCCTGGCCATCCAGCTCGGCTTGTTCCCCGCCACCAGCACCATCTCCCCGGAGGTGGGACCGGAGGCCTGGGTCTACTCCATGACCCTCCCGGTCATTGCCCTGTTGATCAACGGCGTGACCGGCGGCGCGCAGCAGATCCGGTCCGCCGTGATCAAGCAGCTCGAGCGCGATTATGTCAGGACGCTGCGCAGCCGCGGCATCGGAGAGCGTGAAATCCTCTTCAAGCATGTGCTACGCAGTGCCGCACCGGCAGGCCTCACCGTCTTGAGCCTGCAATTGATCGGCATGCTGGGTGGTGTGGTGATCATCGAGCAGATCTTCGCCCTTCCGGGCATGGGTCCGCTGGCCGTCGCCGCCACAACCCAAACCGATCTTCCCGTCGTCATGGGAGTGGTGATGTACACCGTGGTAGTGGTCATCGTCGTGAACCTCCTGGTGGACATCCTCAATGGTTGGCTCAACCCGAAAGTACGTGTCTCATGA
- a CDS encoding ATP-binding cassette domain-containing protein, translating into MSTSLSQQPDSSDKSPLLSVENLVVEYPSKRFRAKPFRALTDINITIGQGETLGLVGESGSGKTTLGRAVLGLAPVTSGKVIFEGNDISNASRKERRTLSRDLQVVFQDPYTSLNPALEIGDILAEPLGVQGMEPAAAKKRVKELLDQVGLPTDAIHRLPREFSGGQRQRVAIARALALSPKLIVCDEPVSALDLSTQARVLDLFLQIQQDTGVSYLFVSHDLDVVRHISHRVAVMYHGEIVEQGPAEVVTRDPEHPYTQRLLLASPVPDPDRQEQRRADRHRLLANQHSQTEQQGAVA; encoded by the coding sequence ATGAGCACTTCCCTAAGCCAGCAGCCGGACTCATCGGATAAGTCCCCGCTATTGAGCGTGGAAAACCTGGTGGTGGAATACCCCAGCAAGCGGTTCCGGGCCAAGCCTTTCCGGGCCCTGACGGACATCAACATCACCATCGGCCAGGGGGAGACCCTGGGCTTGGTGGGGGAGTCCGGCTCAGGCAAGACCACCCTTGGCCGCGCCGTCCTGGGCCTCGCGCCGGTCACCTCCGGAAAAGTGATCTTCGAAGGCAACGACATCAGCAACGCGTCCCGCAAGGAACGCCGTACGCTGAGCCGCGACCTCCAAGTGGTGTTCCAGGACCCTTACACTTCACTGAACCCGGCGCTGGAAATCGGCGACATCCTGGCCGAACCACTGGGCGTGCAAGGCATGGAGCCCGCAGCGGCCAAGAAGCGCGTCAAGGAATTGCTGGACCAGGTGGGGCTGCCAACTGACGCCATTCACCGCCTTCCCCGCGAGTTCAGCGGTGGCCAGCGCCAGCGCGTTGCGATTGCCCGGGCTTTGGCGCTCTCACCCAAACTCATCGTTTGCGACGAACCCGTCAGTGCATTGGACCTGTCCACCCAGGCCCGCGTGCTGGATCTCTTCCTGCAGATCCAGCAGGACACCGGCGTTTCGTACCTGTTCGTGTCCCACGACCTCGACGTGGTCCGGCACATCAGCCACCGCGTCGCAGTCATGTACCACGGTGAAATCGTGGAGCAAGGCCCCGCCGAGGTGGTCACCCGCGATCCCGAACATCCCTACACGCAACGGCTTTTGCTCGCCTCGCCAGTGCCCGATCCGGACCGCCAGGAACAACGCCGCGCAGACCGGCACCGCTTGCTCGCGAACCAACACAGCCAAACAGAACAGCAAGGTGCCGTGGCCTGA
- a CDS encoding sugar phosphate isomerase/epimerase has translation MATIGVQAMMLKDSFADVGAFETIRKVSAIGYNAVEISQIPMTPENVGELDRSRTELGMDIAALSVNIEGRKGMPVESLADNFDKIVDDAKRLDSSLLRIGMLPFGAMRSLDSVVEFAKQANGYAERLQEHGISLYYHNHHIEFAKFDGKYMLDIIAENSPAMGMEIDVHWVQRGGLDPVRTLEKYAGKTAMVHLKDYRIGQLPESSFGLLEKGDFPGFMAEFRNVVQFAEVGEGNLDFPSIVPAAVAAGARYLLVEQDELYGRTVWDALQTSYDNLVAMGHADLFQNSTSFSS, from the coding sequence GTGGCCACAATAGGCGTCCAAGCCATGATGCTGAAGGACAGTTTTGCAGACGTCGGAGCGTTCGAAACGATCCGCAAGGTCAGCGCGATCGGCTATAACGCCGTCGAGATTTCCCAAATCCCCATGACTCCGGAGAACGTGGGTGAACTGGACCGCTCCCGTACGGAGCTGGGCATGGACATCGCAGCGCTCTCGGTCAATATCGAAGGCCGCAAGGGCATGCCCGTGGAATCACTGGCGGACAACTTCGACAAGATCGTGGACGACGCCAAGCGCCTGGACTCGTCCTTGCTGCGCATCGGCATGCTTCCGTTCGGGGCCATGAGGTCCTTGGACTCGGTGGTTGAATTCGCCAAGCAAGCCAACGGCTACGCTGAACGCCTCCAGGAGCACGGCATCAGCCTCTATTACCACAACCATCACATTGAGTTCGCGAAGTTTGACGGCAAGTACATGCTGGACATCATCGCCGAGAACTCCCCGGCCATGGGCATGGAAATTGACGTCCACTGGGTCCAGCGCGGTGGCTTGGACCCAGTACGCACCCTCGAAAAATACGCGGGCAAGACTGCCATGGTTCACCTCAAGGACTACAGGATTGGTCAACTGCCGGAATCGTCCTTCGGGCTCCTGGAGAAGGGCGATTTCCCCGGCTTCATGGCCGAGTTCCGCAACGTGGTGCAGTTCGCCGAAGTGGGAGAGGGCAACCTGGACTTCCCGTCCATCGTTCCCGCCGCCGTGGCCGCGGGGGCCAGGTACCTCCTGGTGGAGCAGGACGAGCTCTATGGGCGGACCGTGTGGGATGCGCTCCAGACCTCATACGACAACCTGGTGGCCATGGGCCACGCCGACCTTTTCCAGAATTCAACAAGTTTCAGTTCTTAG
- a CDS encoding dipeptide/oligopeptide/nickel ABC transporter permease/ATP-binding protein has translation MSDSVDSAAVSADSMGVAAKAGQSGTVVRSTVLRRLLKNPMGIASLVILLTIAALAILAPVIAPFEENFANISKTLAAPDSVNILGTDSAGRDTWSRLLFGAQLTLLSALLCAGVAIAIGLPAGLIAGYYAGKFEAVSNWVVSILMSLPGLIVLLTIRAAFGPSVWISMIAFGVLISPAYFRLTRTAVQSVRNELYVDAARVSGLSDLSIIARHIFSVVRAPIIIQTAAIAGVAIAIQSGLEFLGLGDPTKATWGVMLSEGFKNVYLTPTLLLWPALAMALTIGGLVLLGNAIRDALEDGEKIKHRKKRAVATAESTTTDPAKARQSRKSVAAVDVGTEHHLVKVTNLGVGYPQADGSVKKVVDDVSFHVDRGEILGIVGESGSGKSQTAFSILGLLPDNARIVGGSIQFDGNYTVAPGDDRVNQERLSKLRGKRISYIPQEPMSNLDPAFTIGYQLVTPMVRVLGISKAEARQRALKLLADVGIANPERTFSAYPHEVSGGMAQRVLIAGAISCEPDLVIADEPTTALDVTVQADVLDLLRELQQRLNIGVILVTHNFGVVADLCDRVAVMQNGRLVEEGTVREILRNPKEPYTQTLLGSMLEGKTPMTMLVSKPGSAAQSGSAQKEPVA, from the coding sequence ATGAGCGACTCCGTAGATTCAGCAGCAGTATCCGCAGACTCCATGGGCGTCGCGGCCAAGGCAGGCCAGAGCGGCACGGTGGTCCGTTCCACCGTCCTGCGCCGCCTCCTGAAAAACCCCATGGGCATCGCCTCGCTGGTGATCCTGCTGACCATCGCTGCGCTGGCCATCCTCGCCCCGGTGATAGCGCCTTTCGAAGAGAACTTCGCCAACATCTCCAAGACCTTGGCAGCCCCGGACTCAGTCAACATCCTGGGCACTGACAGTGCAGGACGCGATACGTGGAGCCGGCTGCTCTTCGGCGCCCAGCTGACCTTGTTGTCCGCGTTGCTGTGTGCCGGCGTGGCCATTGCCATCGGACTCCCGGCGGGCCTGATCGCCGGCTACTACGCGGGCAAATTCGAGGCCGTCTCCAACTGGGTGGTCAGCATCCTCATGAGCCTGCCCGGCCTGATCGTCCTCCTCACCATCCGCGCAGCGTTCGGCCCGTCGGTATGGATCTCCATGATCGCCTTCGGTGTCCTGATCAGCCCGGCCTACTTCCGGCTTACCCGCACCGCCGTGCAGTCGGTCCGGAACGAGCTCTACGTGGACGCCGCCCGGGTCTCCGGCTTGTCTGACCTGAGCATCATCGCCCGCCACATCTTCTCCGTAGTCCGCGCACCGATCATCATCCAGACCGCGGCCATCGCCGGTGTTGCCATCGCCATCCAGTCCGGACTCGAATTCCTGGGCCTGGGCGATCCCACCAAGGCAACGTGGGGCGTCATGCTCTCCGAAGGCTTCAAGAACGTCTACCTCACGCCCACCCTGCTGCTCTGGCCGGCACTGGCCATGGCACTCACCATCGGCGGACTGGTCCTGCTGGGCAACGCCATCCGTGACGCCCTGGAAGACGGCGAAAAGATCAAGCACCGTAAGAAGCGTGCGGTTGCAACAGCAGAAAGCACGACGACGGACCCCGCCAAGGCGCGGCAGTCACGGAAGTCCGTGGCCGCCGTCGACGTCGGAACCGAACACCACCTGGTCAAGGTGACCAATCTCGGCGTCGGCTATCCGCAGGCTGATGGCTCGGTCAAAAAGGTAGTGGACGACGTCTCGTTCCACGTGGACCGTGGAGAGATCCTGGGCATAGTTGGCGAGTCGGGTTCGGGCAAGTCCCAGACCGCGTTCTCCATCCTGGGCTTGCTGCCGGACAACGCCCGCATTGTGGGTGGTTCCATCCAGTTCGACGGCAACTACACAGTGGCTCCCGGCGATGACCGCGTCAACCAGGAACGGCTGTCCAAGCTGCGCGGCAAGCGGATCTCCTACATTCCGCAGGAACCCATGAGCAACCTGGACCCGGCCTTCACCATCGGCTACCAGTTGGTGACACCCATGGTCAGGGTCCTCGGAATCTCCAAGGCAGAAGCCCGCCAGCGTGCACTCAAGCTGCTCGCCGACGTCGGCATTGCCAACCCGGAGCGAACCTTCAGCGCTTACCCGCACGAGGTTTCCGGTGGCATGGCACAGCGTGTACTCATTGCCGGGGCCATCAGCTGTGAACCGGACCTGGTGATCGCTGACGAACCCACCACGGCGCTGGATGTCACGGTCCAGGCGGATGTGCTGGACCTGCTCCGCGAACTGCAGCAGCGCCTGAACATCGGCGTGATCCTGGTGACCCACAACTTCGGAGTGGTTGCCGATCTGTGCGACCGCGTGGCCGTGATGCAGAACGGGCGGCTGGTGGAAGAAGGCACCGTCCGGGAGATCCTCCGAAACCCGAAAGAGCCGTACACACAGACCCTGCTGGGGTCCATGCTCGAAGGAAAGACCCCCATGACCATGCTTGTATCGAAGCCTGGATCAGCAGCACAGTCCGGATCAGCACAGAAGGAGCCGGTGGCATGA
- a CDS encoding Gfo/Idh/MocA family oxidoreductase: MPTAAVIGCGDISTVHFEALSAVGGAELVAVCDTNPERLEAAAAAHGVPGYADYLDMLQKVRPDVVHVCTPHHLHASVAADCLERGVHVIVEKPLAHTLEEGQRLIEVAERSAAKIGVCFQNRYNATSQAMRELLDGGTLGQVIGASATVMWHRDGSYYESRPWRGTWAEGGGGLMMNQAIHTVDLLQWLVGDVAKVEGHASTRSLGGVIEVEDTAEFVAEHVNGARSVFYATLANAVNAPVTLDIVTEEATLNLRGDLTVTYVDGTVDVVQERVAETGGRSYWGVSHQLLIADFYSTLAHPGPFWINPAEAGKSLGIIKDIYAQSYPDMLERVR; this comes from the coding sequence ATGCCAACAGCGGCAGTCATCGGTTGCGGCGACATTTCAACCGTTCATTTTGAGGCACTATCTGCGGTGGGGGGCGCGGAGTTGGTGGCAGTTTGCGATACCAATCCGGAAAGGTTGGAGGCGGCGGCAGCCGCCCACGGCGTCCCCGGCTATGCGGACTACCTGGACATGCTCCAGAAGGTGCGTCCCGACGTCGTGCATGTTTGTACGCCACACCACCTTCATGCCTCCGTGGCCGCCGACTGCCTTGAACGCGGCGTCCATGTGATCGTCGAGAAGCCCCTGGCCCACACGTTGGAAGAGGGGCAGCGCCTGATTGAGGTGGCGGAGCGGAGCGCGGCGAAGATCGGCGTCTGCTTCCAGAACCGGTACAACGCGACCTCGCAAGCCATGCGTGAACTGCTCGACGGCGGCACCTTGGGTCAGGTGATCGGCGCCTCGGCAACCGTCATGTGGCACCGGGACGGCAGCTATTACGAAAGCCGTCCATGGCGTGGAACCTGGGCGGAGGGTGGAGGTGGCCTGATGATGAACCAGGCCATCCACACGGTGGACCTGCTGCAGTGGCTGGTGGGTGATGTTGCCAAAGTGGAGGGCCACGCGTCCACCCGTTCGTTGGGCGGCGTGATCGAGGTGGAAGACACTGCGGAGTTTGTTGCCGAGCATGTCAACGGCGCCCGCAGCGTTTTCTACGCAACCCTGGCCAATGCCGTCAATGCCCCGGTGACGCTGGACATTGTCACCGAGGAGGCAACTCTGAACCTGCGGGGCGATCTTACGGTGACTTATGTCGATGGGACCGTCGACGTCGTCCAGGAGCGGGTGGCGGAAACCGGGGGAAGGTCCTACTGGGGTGTTTCCCATCAGTTGTTGATCGCGGACTTCTACTCCACGTTGGCCCACCCCGGACCTTTCTGGATCAACCCTGCCGAGGCGGGCAAGTCCCTGGGGATCATCAAGGACATTTACGCGCAAAGCTACCCGGACATGCTCGAGCGGGTGCGCTGA
- a CDS encoding sugar phosphate isomerase/epimerase family protein: protein MTHPQAVWSLSGFGDEVDPDPAIQAAVLLALGASHLEVRSAWGVNVSELEPEAVQRLKAILDDKGLKVSAVASPIGKVDVSLPVEHELGRLRRIISVAKALDTKYVRIFSFYRGEAQGQEEIRDAVMERMKALASEAAAHDVVLLHENEKGIYGDTPERVLDIMETVNSPALRVAWDNANFVQVGVKPYTEGYALLRPYLEYLQVKDAIATTGEVVPSGEGDGELDATIAALAADGYKGFASLEPHLASAHELGGYSGPVAFGVAARAFAGLAAKNNVTLA from the coding sequence GTGACCCACCCCCAAGCCGTGTGGAGCCTGTCCGGTTTCGGCGACGAAGTAGATCCAGATCCCGCTATCCAAGCAGCCGTGCTGCTGGCCCTCGGCGCGAGCCACCTTGAAGTCCGCAGTGCCTGGGGCGTCAACGTGTCCGAACTGGAGCCGGAAGCTGTCCAGCGACTGAAGGCGATCCTCGACGACAAGGGCCTCAAGGTCTCGGCTGTAGCCAGCCCCATCGGCAAGGTGGATGTCAGCCTGCCGGTGGAGCATGAGCTTGGACGCCTCCGCCGGATCATCTCGGTCGCGAAAGCCCTGGACACCAAGTACGTGCGCATCTTCTCCTTCTACCGGGGCGAGGCCCAGGGCCAGGAGGAGATTCGGGATGCCGTGATGGAGCGCATGAAGGCCTTGGCTTCCGAGGCAGCCGCCCATGATGTGGTTCTGCTTCACGAAAACGAAAAAGGTATCTACGGCGACACCCCTGAGCGTGTCCTGGACATCATGGAAACGGTGAACTCCCCGGCCCTGCGCGTCGCATGGGACAACGCCAACTTCGTCCAGGTGGGCGTCAAGCCGTACACCGAGGGCTACGCCTTGCTGCGCCCATACCTGGAGTACTTGCAGGTGAAGGATGCGATCGCCACTACTGGCGAGGTTGTTCCTTCCGGCGAAGGCGACGGCGAGCTGGATGCCACCATCGCTGCATTGGCCGCCGACGGGTACAAAGGCTTCGCGTCGCTGGAGCCGCACCTTGCCAGCGCCCACGAACTGGGCGGCTACTCCGGCCCTGTGGCTTTCGGCGTCGCAGCCAGGGCGTTCGCCGGCCTGGCCGCCAAGAACAACGTCACCCTCGCCTGA
- a CDS encoding Gfo/Idh/MocA family oxidoreductase — MSKKVRLGIIGLGQQGGAYAKFIADGLVSNMEIAAICDIDPAKKELAATQYPDVPFFDDYITMLESGSVDAIVTCVPHFLHPEMGIETLKRNIHALVEKPAGVYTKQVKELNEFAASKPELSFGIMFNQRNNPLYKKLKEIVDNGEIGSIRRTNWIITNWWRPQGYYNSSEWRATWGGEGGGVLVNQAPHQLDLWQWICGVPKSVYSKVAFGFRRDIAVEDEVTAVVDYGNGATGVFVTATHDIVGTDRFEILGDKGKIVVEGSKVATVTRLVKPEREISDAMGMDDVRKLFMGQLNRDELYTSEVIEFESVWGGQHAGVLENFAANILDGTPLLAPGSDGINGVRLANAIHLSAWTGKEVSLDFDEDEFLHELNKRIAEEGKFPERS, encoded by the coding sequence ATGAGCAAGAAAGTACGCCTCGGCATCATCGGCTTGGGCCAACAGGGCGGCGCTTACGCCAAGTTCATCGCCGACGGCCTCGTGTCGAACATGGAGATCGCCGCCATCTGCGACATCGATCCCGCCAAGAAGGAGCTGGCCGCTACCCAGTACCCGGATGTCCCGTTCTTCGACGACTACATCACGATGCTGGAGAGCGGTTCCGTGGACGCGATCGTCACCTGCGTGCCGCATTTCCTGCACCCGGAGATGGGCATCGAGACACTCAAGCGCAATATCCACGCGCTCGTGGAGAAGCCCGCCGGCGTTTACACCAAGCAGGTCAAGGAGCTCAACGAGTTCGCGGCCTCCAAACCGGAGCTCTCCTTCGGCATCATGTTCAACCAGCGCAACAACCCGCTGTACAAGAAGCTCAAGGAAATCGTCGATAACGGCGAGATTGGCAGCATCCGGCGCACCAACTGGATCATCACCAACTGGTGGCGTCCCCAGGGCTACTACAACTCCAGCGAATGGCGCGCCACCTGGGGCGGCGAAGGCGGCGGCGTCCTGGTCAACCAGGCGCCGCACCAGCTGGACCTCTGGCAGTGGATCTGCGGCGTCCCCAAGTCCGTGTACTCGAAAGTGGCGTTCGGCTTCCGCCGCGATATCGCCGTCGAGGACGAGGTCACCGCGGTAGTGGATTATGGCAACGGCGCCACTGGCGTTTTCGTCACGGCCACCCATGACATTGTGGGAACGGACCGGTTCGAAATCCTGGGCGACAAAGGCAAGATCGTGGTGGAGGGCAGCAAGGTTGCCACCGTGACCCGCTTGGTCAAGCCGGAACGGGAAATCAGCGATGCGATGGGCATGGACGACGTCCGTAAGCTCTTCATGGGCCAGCTGAACCGCGACGAGTTGTACACCAGCGAGGTCATTGAGTTCGAGTCAGTGTGGGGCGGCCAGCACGCAGGTGTCCTGGAGAACTTCGCTGCCAACATCCTGGACGGAACGCCGCTGCTGGCTCCGGGGTCCGATGGCATCAACGGTGTCCGCCTGGCCAACGCCATCCACCTCTCGGCCTGGACCGGCAAGGAAGTATCACTGGACTTTGATGAGGACGAGTTCCTGCATGAGCTCAATAAGCGCATCGCGGAAGAGGGCAAGTTCCCCGAGCGTTCCTAA